One segment of Setaria viridis chromosome 4, Setaria_viridis_v4.0, whole genome shotgun sequence DNA contains the following:
- the LOC140222651 gene encoding zinc finger BED domain-containing protein RICESLEEPER 2-like, whose translation MQRDGVAEGLELEAVLAAESASRLREAVASMDGFLNTDVDSLPLLTMELIGDGSILTPNPSRLNKDGEDQSLEVPAARPFEDSSERLNRLIAMQKRLSEATREALPTQVRKRIRLTSAVNTSNVQSASSPTPVSPVHKRNKRTGSKKSLVWKHFSTGLRGQHPIATCRYCGQEYNCDPSTHGTSILWNHLRILCPQQPLKGQELQRKNQGTPKHSYSIEDCRKALAEMVLIDEMPFTTVEGEGFKRYSKVLQPRFDLPSRVTVARDCMQRYFEEKPKLKKVLKNQRICLTTDTWTSKQNLCYMCLNGHWIDDEWKLQKRILNFCSVADHKGETLGKRVEECLLDWGIDRLFTVTVDNASSNDKLIRYLKGVCKNWQGVVLNNKFLHVRCCAHIVNLVVKSGLEEHNESIEKIRIAVKFVRSSPSRLKVFKKCAELEKISSKSLLTLDLETRWNSTFLMFESAEKFERAFARLEKEYMPFKVYFPNKDPPNTDDWRIARRILCFLKLFEKVTTRLSASLHVTSSIVFHDIMLMRAKLIEIAGGEDQMLSSMADHMKLKFQKYWEEEGNLNYLLFIAVILDPRYKLQYLKFCLDILYGPYEGKELAEKIESTLDELFCWYIKTVNASSSNRGSNQAPIHISVDEEDEENPWDMLASQFEQHMEEIESEPNDSELTSYLAEKHEKRAKEFDILEYWNMSSNKYPVLSLLAKDVLAIPASTVPSESAFSTGGRIIDPLRCSLSTSTVEALICAQSWLHTSHSKVSAREAAEEVQTYEEIREEFLSKDRTDNQHCIDLTELEA comes from the exons atgcAGCGCGACGGTGTCGCTGAAGGCCTTGAGCTGGAGGCCGTGCTGGCGGCCGAATCAGCATCGCGGCTGCGGGAAGCGGTTGCCTCCATGGATGGGTTCCTCAATACGGACGTCGACTCGCTGCCACTTCTCACCATGGAGCTCATCGGCGATGGGTCAATCCTCACTCCCAATCCATCCAGGCTGAACAAG GATGGTGAAGACCAATCTTTGGAGGTACCTGCTGCAAGACCCTTTGAAGATAGCAGTGAGAGATTGAATAGGTTAATTGCTATGCAGAAAAGGTTATCAGAAGCAACTAGGGAAGCATTGCCAACTCAAGTGAGAAAGAGAATAAGACTAACTTCAGCAGTTAATACATCAAATGTTCAGTCAGCTAGCTCTCCTACTCCAGTTTCTCCTGTTCACAAGAGAAATAAAAGAACCGGTTCAAAAAAATCACTTGTTTGGAAGCATTTCAGTACGGGATTAAGAGGTCAACATCCTATTGCGACATGCAGATATTGTGGTCAAGAATATAATTGTGATCCATCAACTCATGGGACAAGCATCTTATGGAACCACCTAAGGATATTATGCCCCCAGCAACCACTAAAGGGTCAGGAGTTGCAAAGGAAGAACCAAGGAACACCCAAGCATTCTTACAGCATTGAAGACTGTCGCAAAGCACTTGCTGAGATGGTATTGATTGATGAAATGCCCTTCACAACTGTTGAGGGTGAAGGGTTCAAAAGATATTCTAAAGTGTTACAGCCGAGATTTGACCTCCCCTCTAGAGTCACAGTAGCAAGGGACTGCATGCAGAGATATTTTGAAGAAAAACCCAAGTTGAAGAAAGTATTGAAAAATCAAAGAATTTGCCTAACAACAGACACTTGGACTTCTAAGCAAAATTTATGCTATATGTGTCTCAATGGACATTGGATTGATGATGAATGGAAGCTGCAAAAACGGATCCTTAATTTCTGTTCAGTAGCAGACCACAaaggagagacacttggcaaaAGGGTTGAAGAATGTTTATTGGACTGGGGCATTGACCGTCTATTCACAGTGACAGTTGATAATGCATCTTCTAATGATAAGTTAATTCGATACTTGAAGGGTGTATGCAAGAATTGGCAAGGAGTCGTGCTAAATAACAAATTTCTACATGTGAGGTGTTGTGCCCATATTGTTAACCTGGTTGTGAAGAGCGGACTTGAAGAACATAATGAGTCTATTGAGAAAATCAGAATAGCAGTAAAATTTGTGAGATCTTCACCATCAAGACTGAAGGTATTCAAGAAATGTGCAGAATTGGAGAAAATTTCAAGCAAGAGCCTTTTAACCTTAGATCTAGAGACCAGGTGGAACTCTACCTTTCTAATGTTTGAGAGTGCAGAAAAGTTTGAGAGAGCTTTTGCAAGACTAGAAAAGGAGTACATGCCATTCAAAGTATACTTCCCAAACAAAGATCCACCCAATACAGACGATTGGCGAATAGCAAGGCGCATATTGTGCTTCTTGAAACTATTTGAAAAGGTCACCACTCGTCTGTCCGCTTCACTGCATGTAACATCAAGCATTGTTTTTCATGATATAATGCTGATGCGTGCAAAACTAATTGAGATTGCTGGAGGAGAGGACCAGATGTTGTCTTCAATGGCAGATCACATGAAACTAAAATTTCAGAAGTATTGGGAGGAAGAAGGCAATCTGAACTACTTGTTATTCATTGCTGTCATCTTAGATCCTAGGTATAAGCTTCAGTATCTGAAATTCTGCTTAGATATTCTGTATGGACCATATGAGGGCAAGGAATTAGCTGAGAAGATTGAATCAACTCTTGATGAATTGTTCTGTTGGTATATTAAAACTGTTAATGCCTCTTCTAGCAACAGAGGTTCAAATCAAGCTCCAATTCACATAAGTgtagatgaagaggatgaagagaaCCCATGGGACATGCTAGCATCTCAATTTGAGCAACACATGGAAGAGATTGAGAGTGAACCAAATGATTCAGAATTAACAAGCTATCTAGCTGAGAAGCATGAGAAGAGGGCTAAAGAGTTTGACATACTGGAGTATTGGAACATGAGCTCAAATAAGTATCCTGTACTGTCGCTCTTGGCAAAGGATGTGCTAGCTATTCCTGCTTCCACAGTGCCTTCGGAGTCAGCTTTTAGCACGGGTGGACGCATTATAGATCCACTTCGCTGTAGCCTATCGACTAGCACAGTAGAAGCTTTAATCTGCGCACAAAGCTGGCTACATACATCTCATAGCAAAGTAAGTGCAAGAGAGGCGGCTGAAGAGGTTCAGACATATGAGGAGATTAGAGAAG AGTTTCTTTCAAAGGACCGCACAGATAATCAACATTGCATTG ATTTAACTGAGTTGGAAGCATAG
- the LOC117853316 gene encoding phytosulfokines 1, with amino-acid sequence MMHGRRTAAMAVACLLCMAVALLLAQGVQSRKLLWTGQEEQDPGSLGSSHGAGTAATPEPCGGGGARGSAGSRGSAGTGEARCETARWAEMHTDYIYTQDVKHP; translated from the exons ATGATGCACGGGAGAAGAACAGcggccatggcggtggcctGTCTTCTGTGCATGGCTGTGGCTCTGCTGCTGGCCCAGGGTGTTCAGTCCAGGAAGCTCTTGTGGACGGGGCAGGAGGAGCAGGACCCCGGTAGCCTCGGCAGCAGCCATGGCGCTGGAACAGCAGCAACTCCG GagccatgcggcggcggcggcgccaggggaTCAGCAGGGAGCAGAGGGAGCGCAGGCACTGGCGAGGCGCGGTGTGAGACGGCGAGATGGGCAGAGATGCACACGGATTACATCTACACCCAAGACGTCAAGCACCCATGA
- the LOC117851979 gene encoding protein GLUTAMINE DUMPER 4, with the protein MRPGRGGGGAAAELMAAGGGARPGLWRTPTPYLFLGFALMMGLIVVALLVLICTRRKHSPSRREAEKAASLHGVLVPLDREPPRVVVIMAGDDLPSFLASAKPLALAAPRDAAV; encoded by the coding sequence ATGAGGCCggggagaggcggaggcggtgcggcCGCGGAGCtaatggcggccggcggcggcgcgcggccgggccTGTGGCGGACGCCGACGCCGTACCTCTTCCTGGGGTTCGCGCTCATGATGGGCCTCATCGTTGTCGCGCTGCTCGTGCTCATCTGCACGCGCCGCAAGCACTCGCCCTCGCGGCGGGAGGCCGAGAAGGCGGCGTCGCTGCACGGGGTGCTCGTCCCGCTCGACCGGGAGCCGCCCAGGGTCGTCGTCATCATGGCCGGCGACGATTTGCCATCCTTCCTCGCCAGCGCCAAGCCGCTCGCCCTCGCCGCACCACGCGACGCCGCCGTGTAG
- the LOC117851219 gene encoding uncharacterized protein, with the protein MRSERGGGGGEAVGQMPGGGGRPSLWATPTPYLFLGLSVIMSVIVVALLVLLCCTHRRPSSSCTRQLEEAGEGEKAASERGVLVPLDREAPRVVVVVMAGDDALPSFLASAKPLAVDPTGAAAAV; encoded by the coding sequence atgaggtcggagagaggaggaggaggcggagaggcGGTGGGGCAAatgccgggcggcggcgggcggccgagcCTGTGGGCCACGCCGACGCCGTACCTCTTCCTGGGCCTGTCTGTCATCATGAGCGTCATCGTCGTTGCGCTGCTCGTTCTCCTCTGCTGCACGCACCgcaggccgtcgtcgtcgtgcacGCGGCAGCTCGAAGAGGCTGGCGAAGGCGAGAAGGCGGCGTCGGAGCGAGGGGTGCTCGTGCCGCTCGACCGGGAGGCGCCcagggtcgtcgtcgtcgtcatggccggcgacgacgccctGCCGTCCTTCCTCGCAAGTGCCAAGCCGCTCGCCGTCGaccccaccggcgccgccgcggccgtgtaG